A genomic window from Glycine max cultivar Williams 82 chromosome 17, Glycine_max_v4.0, whole genome shotgun sequence includes:
- the LOC100788390 gene encoding exocyst complex component EXO70B1 produces MLIIKIRSWLLEPKVWSFVCFVSSVVGLLCYALSTSFNHLFGKWTWWKTLLYIVFSFIVCLAVLFAKAWERSTSTWLEAHMAFLILFFTSVYSFFFDKEVKGKPDAYSLFSCAAFAIMSLSMSRLSHFGFEVDLLYFFSGVLTIQLMKIKIWLVVVGGSFSYSLILLRSTLGASPTRIEYRGLQLRDDLVIEIDSQGTSHSTSQLHPDVMIITQQDAHVPLEFPVNSLSQQGNSFSDNNIMERFMGCIEALKKENENLMDTISKHVSKYLKANVVNEDQIHVCEIDADDNLVVDALLSSGIIINDLRETVRLMVAAGLKVECCRAYRSCRRKFLRKSVSNFWLRMQDLNVEEDIDKLMIEIQCWIKVLNVAVMILFPNERTLCDRVFEGSISSVEKYHVSLGNDALWGDKSLNILMNLVYFSYADKEQATVTPVGGGVHQITHCVLDYMNRIDWQKPLSLFVEVDRIIIMKLLETCLEANSKIYNNPTLGYIFIMNNWRQIELAATQPQLNPIFGDYGFKKSTTKVQQNLELYQRSSWNKIVDILKVDIDEVEPNVAAEVMKDKLHSFNEHLDEICNVQSAWFVFDEQLREQLIKSIENMVLPAYGNFLGRLQDFLGKHAYEYIKYGMFDVQYRLNNNLFLVWEKELE; encoded by the coding sequence ATGCTCATAATAAAGATTCGGAGTTGGCTACTAGAGCCAAAGGTATGGAGTTTTGTGTGCTTTGTTTCATCTGTTGTTGGGTTGCTCTGTTACGCTCTCAGCACCTCTTTCAACCATTTATTTGGAAAGTGGACTTGGTGGAAGACATTACTTTATATTGTCTTTAGTTTCATCGTGTGTCTTGCGGTCTTATTCGCAAAGGCATGGGAGCGCTCCACCTCTACCTGGCTGGAAGCTCATATGGcctttttgattttgttcttcaCTTCTGTATACTCCTTTTTCTTTGATAAAGAAGTGAAAGGAAAACCTGATGCTTATAGCCTATTTTCCTGTGCTGCATTTGCTATCATGTCTCTGAGTATGTCAAGACTGAGTCACTTTGGATTTGAGGTTGATCTCCTATATTTTTTCAGCGGAGTTCTTACGATACAactcatgaaaataaaaatatggttAGTCGTCGTTGGTGGGAGTTTCAGTTATTCTCTCATCCTTCTTCGTTCTACTTTGGGTGCTTCACCGACGAGAATCGAGTATCGTGGACTACAACTCAGAGATGATCTAGTCATTGAAATTGATTCACAAGGAACCAGTCACAGTACATCTCAGTTGCATCCTGATGTTATGATTATCACGCAACAAGACGCTCATGTCCCTCTTGAATTCCCAGTCAATTCACTTTCACAACAAGGCAACAGTTTCAGTGATAACAACATCATGGAACGGTTCATGGGTTGTATAGAGGCGCTTAAGAAGGAGAACGAGAACCTTATGGACACAATTTCAAAACATGTCAGCAAATACCTTAAGGCTAATGTTGTCAACGAGGACCAAATTCATGTGTGTGAAATTGATGCCGATGATAACTTGGTGGTGGATGCGTTGTTGTCGTCGGGAATAATCATCAACGACCTCCGTGAAACCGTTAGGCTGATGGTGGCAGCAGGGTTGAAGGTGGAATGCTGCAGAGCGTACCGTAGCTGTCGCAGGAAATTCCTGAGAAAGAGTGTTTCGAATTTTTGGTTGCGAATGCAAGATCTCAACGTGGAGGAGGACATTGACAAGCTGATGATAGAGATTCAGTGTTGGATAAAAGTTCTGAATGTAGCTGTCATGATACTCTTCCCCAATGAAAGGACACTATGCGATCGCGTCTTTGAAGGGTCCATTTCCTCTGTGGAGAAGTACCATGTGTCACTCGGAAATGATGCTCTCTGGGGTGACAAGAGTTTGAACATTTTAATGAACTTGGTATATTTTTCTTATGCTGATAAGGAGCAAGCCACTGTTACTCCTGTAGGTGGAGGGGTTCATCAGATTACCCATTGTGTGTTGGACTATATGAACAGGATAGATTGGCAAAAGCCTTTATCTCTGTTTGTGGAAGTAGACAGGATAATAATAATGAAGCTATTAGAGACTTGTTTGGAAGCCAACtccaaaatttacaataacccTACTTTGGGTTATATTTTCATCATGAACAATTGGAGGCAAATAGAACTAGCAGCAACACAACCCCAATTGAATCCTATTTTTGGCGACTATGGGTTCAAAAAAAGCACAACAAAAGTTCAACAAAACCTTGAACTCTATCAGAGAAGCTCGTGGAATAAGATTGTGGACATTTTGAAGGTGGACATTGATGAAGTAGAACCTAATGTTGCGGCCGAGGTAATGAAAGACAAGCTCCATTCCTTCAATGAACACTTAGATGAGATATGCAACGTTCAGTCTGCTTGGTTTGTTTTTGATGAACAATTAAGGGAACAACTAATAAAATCCATAGAAAACATGGTGTTGCCAGCATATGGAAACTTCCTCGGGAGGCTTCAGGATTTTCTTGGTAAGCACGCTTATGAGTACATTAAGTATGGAATGTTTGATGTTCAATATCGACTCAACAATAATTTGTTTCTTGTATGGGAGAAAGAACTAGAGTGA